Proteins from a genomic interval of Streptomyces sp. NBC_00820:
- a CDS encoding ArsR/SmtB family transcription factor, whose amino-acid sequence MIEFRFGVDDLATTAFSYSPFQEAVFSLRSLNDPARYPHHRPWLRRIRGCLDSLDHEVLSALVAPWRSVPDFLTPRPVRVRPVFADELEQVCATPPGVVAADFRATYRTEGALPPVVAHGLADPAALLARTADALDTYWHTCLVTDWWPRVQSIMEADLAYQGRTLAEQGAGAMLSGIDSRLTWTGGHLRLRTGRPNAQAPRHGTGISIAGRGMVLLPTLFARGAQALIDSTRPPMLFYPARGRATLSEEPPPVTDQALVRLLGRPRARLLLLLAEPASTTELAHRLDVTPGAVSQHLAVLYDAGLLSRTRSGRTVRYARTRLGGELCH is encoded by the coding sequence ATGATCGAGTTTCGCTTCGGCGTTGACGACCTCGCCACCACCGCCTTCTCCTACTCCCCGTTCCAGGAGGCGGTGTTCTCGCTGCGCTCTCTGAACGACCCCGCGCGCTATCCGCACCACCGGCCCTGGCTGCGCCGCATCCGCGGCTGCCTGGACTCCCTCGATCACGAGGTGCTCAGCGCTTTGGTCGCCCCTTGGCGGTCGGTGCCGGACTTTCTCACCCCGCGACCCGTCCGGGTCCGCCCGGTCTTCGCCGACGAGTTGGAGCAGGTGTGCGCCACTCCGCCCGGCGTCGTCGCCGCCGACTTCCGCGCCACCTATCGCACCGAGGGCGCGCTGCCGCCGGTCGTCGCCCATGGCCTCGCCGATCCCGCCGCACTCCTCGCCCGGACCGCCGACGCGCTCGACACCTATTGGCACACCTGTCTGGTCACCGACTGGTGGCCACGCGTGCAGAGCATTATGGAGGCCGATCTCGCCTATCAGGGACGGACGTTGGCGGAACAAGGCGCCGGTGCGATGCTGTCCGGGATCGATTCACGGCTCACCTGGACCGGCGGCCATCTGCGGCTGCGCACCGGGCGCCCCAATGCGCAGGCTCCGCGCCACGGAACGGGGATCAGTATCGCCGGGCGCGGCATGGTGCTGCTGCCCACGTTGTTCGCCCGGGGTGCCCAGGCGCTGATCGACTCCACGCGGCCGCCGATGCTCTTCTACCCGGCCCGCGGCCGCGCCACCCTCTCCGAGGAACCGCCCCCGGTCACCGACCAGGCCCTCGTACGGCTCCTCGGCCGCCCCCGCGCCCGGCTATTGCTCCTGCTGGCGGAACCCGCGTCCACCACGGAACTCGCCCACCGCCTCGACGTCACCCCCGGCGCCGTCAGCCAGCACCTCGCCGTCCTCTACGACGCCGGCCTGCTCAGCCGCACCCGCAGCGGCCGCACCGTCCGGTACGCCCGGACCCGACTGGGCGGCGAACTGTGCCATTAG
- a CDS encoding MFS transporter: protein MTTTSPSSASSDFDPSGASPPERATRAAGLLPADPTLRRATLFTLIDSVGAGLYFPLGVLYFTRIVGLDATAVGLGLSVAGLIGVVAGIPAGRAADRWGAREVGALLWGGAAVATAGYVVVDSYAGFLVAVVCATVLRMASHGVQSAIYADVLPTATRVEARAYLRAVTNVAMGVGGLFGAIILQLDTRAAYVTAILLNALTFLAPALMVRRLPLAAHARDRARLADDAPAADRWRAVRDLPYLTVTVLNALLCVQFALMEVGLPLWVVERTEAPRWTAALLLITNCVLVALFQVRVARRAAQVPSAVRAMYWSGPLLAVSCGVYALSSGLSPAWAVLVLGFGSVVQVLAELLSAAGGWTLGYELADARAHGVYQGVFQAGMSTGVMAGPALVTATAIQHGTAGWAVLGVLFALAGFTVRPAVRWAFRDGAWRGEAA from the coding sequence ATGACGACGACATCACCCTCCTCGGCCTCCTCGGACTTTGATCCATCGGGGGCGTCGCCACCTGAGCGCGCCACCCGGGCCGCAGGACTGCTGCCCGCCGACCCGACGCTGCGCCGCGCCACGCTGTTCACCCTGATCGACTCCGTCGGCGCGGGTCTCTACTTCCCGCTGGGTGTCCTGTACTTCACGCGTATCGTCGGCCTCGACGCGACCGCGGTCGGGCTCGGCCTGTCGGTCGCGGGACTGATAGGGGTGGTCGCCGGCATCCCCGCGGGCCGGGCTGCCGACCGGTGGGGTGCCCGGGAGGTGGGGGCGCTGTTGTGGGGCGGCGCCGCGGTGGCCACGGCGGGCTACGTCGTGGTGGACTCGTACGCCGGATTCCTCGTCGCGGTGGTGTGCGCGACCGTGCTGCGGATGGCCAGTCACGGGGTGCAGAGCGCGATCTACGCGGACGTGCTGCCCACGGCCACGCGCGTGGAGGCGCGGGCCTATCTGCGGGCGGTCACGAACGTGGCGATGGGGGTGGGCGGCCTGTTCGGCGCGATCATCCTTCAACTCGACACGCGAGCCGCGTATGTGACGGCGATCCTGCTGAACGCGCTCACGTTCCTCGCACCGGCCCTGATGGTGCGCCGCCTGCCGCTGGCCGCGCATGCGCGGGACCGGGCCCGGCTCGCGGACGATGCCCCGGCCGCCGACCGCTGGCGTGCGGTGCGCGATCTGCCGTACCTGACGGTGACCGTGCTGAACGCGCTGCTCTGCGTGCAGTTCGCCCTGATGGAGGTCGGGCTGCCGCTGTGGGTCGTCGAGCGGACCGAGGCACCTCGCTGGACGGCTGCTCTGCTGCTGATCACGAACTGCGTGCTGGTGGCGCTGTTCCAGGTCCGGGTGGCCCGGCGGGCCGCCCAAGTCCCCAGCGCTGTGCGGGCGATGTACTGGTCGGGGCCGCTGCTCGCGGTGTCCTGCGGGGTGTACGCGCTGTCGTCCGGGTTGTCGCCGGCGTGGGCGGTGCTCGTGCTGGGCTTCGGCAGCGTGGTGCAGGTCCTCGCCGAGCTGCTGTCGGCCGCGGGCGGCTGGACTCTCGGCTACGAACTGGCCGACGCCCGTGCCCACGGCGTCTACCAGGGCGTGTTCCAGGCGGGCATGTCGACGGGCGTCATGGCGGGCCCGGCGCTGGTGACGGCGACCGCGATCCAGCACGGCACGGCGGGCTGGGCGGTGCTGGGCGTACTGTTCGCGCTGGCGGGCTTCACGGTGCGCCCGGCGGTGCGGTGGGCGTTCCGGGACGGAGCGTGGCGGGGCGAAGCCGCGTGA
- a CDS encoding SUKH-4 family immunity protein, whose amino-acid sequence MIRDFPPLPLPLPQYAVVRIGCSPGVPAEIAADLREVGVPAGLIGYEYQPLTEATLLDGNGESGLVVFGSSGLFGRLGVDVASRRVVQIPKIGSATAWHVNRDLEAFHRCVAGIIARFPFYEEDEEDRFQEVADELRRLLAALDATALADNGLWETLCDDVAMGDYANWEEE is encoded by the coding sequence GTGATCCGAGACTTCCCGCCGTTGCCGTTGCCATTGCCCCAGTACGCCGTGGTCCGTATCGGCTGCTCACCAGGGGTGCCTGCCGAGATCGCCGCCGATCTGCGGGAAGTCGGCGTCCCAGCAGGGCTGATCGGATATGAGTACCAACCGCTGACTGAGGCGACGCTCCTGGACGGGAACGGTGAGAGCGGGTTGGTCGTCTTTGGGTCCAGTGGCCTGTTCGGTCGGCTTGGCGTCGATGTGGCTTCGCGTCGCGTCGTGCAGATCCCCAAGATCGGGTCCGCGACCGCCTGGCATGTGAACAGGGACCTCGAAGCCTTCCACCGGTGCGTCGCGGGCATCATCGCCCGCTTCCCGTTCTACGAGGAAGACGAGGAGGACAGGTTCCAGGAGGTGGCGGACGAGCTTCGTCGGCTCCTCGCTGCTCTCGATGCCACCGCACTCGCAGACAACGGGTTGTGGGAGACCTTGTGTGATGACGTGGCGATGGGCGACTACGCGAACTGGGAGGAGGAATGA
- a CDS encoding IS630 family transposase (programmed frameshift), which yields MGLTQAQGGGLTDAERTTREWLRLQAVERFESGQKNAEVAAALRISVRSVERWRRAWREGGEAGVLSKGSPGRPRLNEVQVARLERELERGPLAHGWTDQRWTLARIKTLIGRLFHVSYTVEGTWRLLKRHGWSWQQPTRRAIERDDDAVENMEEGDLAAGKSIAAERGAWIVFEDEAGQSMTPPRARTWVRIGQTPVVRVRGRGSGRVSMAGMTCYKPGERSRLIYAIREYHGRKDEPKGFGWRDFRDLIVRVRIQLGGPIVLVWDNLRLHLTAGMRAFIETNAEWLTVFHLPAYAPDLNPQEGIWSLVKREIGNLPAADLTQITRAVKRRLKRIQYRPELVDGCLATTGLTLED from the exons CTGGGGCTTACTCAAGCTCAGGGCGGCGGACTGACCGACGCCGAGAGAACTACGCGGGAGTGGCTGCGGCTCCAGGCCGTGGAGCGTTTCGAGAGCGGGCAGAAGAACGCGGAGGTTGCCGCTGCCCTGCGGATCAGTGTGCGGTCGGTTGAGCGGTGGCGTCGGGCCTGGCGCGAGGGCGGTGAGGCCGGGGTTCTGTCGAAGGGGTCGCCGGGAAGACCTCGGCTCAACGAAGTCCAGGTCGCCAGGCTGGAGCGGGAGTTGGAGCGTGGTCCGCTGGCTCACGGCTGGACGGACCAGCGGTGGACGCTGGCACGGATCAAGACGCTCATCGGCCGGCTGTTCCACGTCTCCTACACGGTCGAGGGCACCTGGCGGCTGCTGAAGCGGCACGGCTGGAGCTGGCAGCAGCCCACTCGGCGGGCGATCGAGCGCGATGACGACGCGGTCGAAA ATATGGAAGAAGGAGACCTGGCCGCGGGTAAGAGCATCGCGGCGGAGCGCGGGGCCTGGATCGTTTTCGAAGACGAGGCCGGGCAGTCGATGACTCCGCCGCGCGCCAGAACCTGGGTCCGGATCGGCCAGACCCCGGTCGTGAGGGTGAGGGGCCGCGGCTCCGGGCGGGTGTCGATGGCGGGCATGACCTGCTATAAGCCGGGCGAGCGGTCCCGGCTGATCTACGCGATCCGCGAGTATCACGGCCGCAAGGACGAACCGAAGGGCTTCGGCTGGCGCGACTTCCGCGACCTGATCGTCCGCGTCCGCATCCAGCTCGGCGGCCCGATCGTCCTGGTCTGGGACAACCTCCGCCTGCACCTGACCGCTGGCATGCGTGCGTTCATCGAGACGAACGCCGAGTGGCTCACCGTGTTCCACCTGCCCGCCTACGCCCCGGACCTCAACCCACAGGAGGGCATCTGGTCACTGGTCAAACGCGAGATCGGCAACCTCCCCGCCGCGGACCTCACTCAGATCACCCGAGCCGTGAAACGTCGGCTCAAGAGGATCCAGTACCGTCCAGAACTCGTCGACGGCTGCCTCGCAACCACCGGCCTGACCCTGGAGGACTGA
- a CDS encoding flavin reductase family protein produces the protein MRVDFAPENMPTRDFYQLLTSVVVPRPIAWVSTLTADGETANLAPHSFFTVSCVDPPIVQFTSVGRKDSLRNVEETGEFVVNLTPEPLFTEINATATDFPRHEGEFDAVGIAREPSLRVRPPRVADSPAALECTLHATLRLGDSTVVFGRVVHAVVSEDALVDGRPDIRLLRPLARLGGNEWSTIGEVRDLARPRYQDRPRD, from the coding sequence ATGCGCGTCGACTTCGCCCCTGAGAACATGCCCACCCGCGACTTCTACCAGCTGCTCACCTCCGTGGTCGTACCGCGGCCGATCGCCTGGGTCTCGACCCTCACGGCGGACGGCGAGACGGCGAACCTCGCTCCGCACTCGTTCTTCACCGTCTCCTGCGTCGATCCGCCCATCGTCCAGTTCACCTCGGTGGGCCGGAAGGACTCCCTGCGCAACGTGGAGGAGACCGGGGAGTTCGTCGTCAACCTGACTCCCGAGCCGCTCTTCACGGAGATCAACGCGACGGCGACCGACTTCCCCCGACACGAAGGGGAGTTCGACGCGGTGGGCATCGCCCGCGAGCCCTCGCTGCGGGTGCGGCCGCCGCGCGTGGCCGACTCTCCGGCCGCGCTGGAATGCACCCTGCACGCGACGCTGCGGCTGGGCGATTCGACGGTGGTGTTCGGCCGGGTCGTGCACGCCGTGGTCAGCGAGGACGCCCTGGTGGACGGCCGGCCGGACATCCGGCTGCTGCGCCCGCTGGCGCGGTTGGGTGGCAACGAGTGGAGCACGATCGGCGAGGTACGCGATCTGGCGCGCCCGCGGTATCAGGACCGGCCGCGCGACTGA
- a CDS encoding glycoside hydrolase family 16 protein produces MHEPTAGAPVPPPRVPSGPDVVFTADFASRRQWVAGRSWAYPDGGPENRGDDKLDHLVADADHSRRGFFRATRRPDGMWNTGLLTTEGSEDGFMLRPGDVLETRVRLPRETGAWPAIWTWRDGGQEIDVFEYHPDNPDLLEFTNHVRGGERYFRGRAVAPGAWIDLRTEFGARSVVWWVNGERVFADHRGTGRSWRAYLIVNLSVCGGRWHPAPDPGTTEMSFQVSGLVVRRPSPGGGEPYDRPAAEDRETAGPEGPEGGDERPARPQSRGRS; encoded by the coding sequence ATGCACGAACCGACAGCGGGTGCCCCGGTCCCGCCTCCGCGCGTCCCGTCCGGCCCGGACGTGGTGTTCACGGCCGACTTCGCGTCCCGGCGGCAGTGGGTCGCGGGCCGTTCGTGGGCGTACCCCGACGGCGGCCCGGAGAACCGGGGCGACGACAAGCTGGATCACCTCGTCGCCGACGCGGACCACAGCCGCAGAGGTTTCTTCAGGGCGACCCGCCGTCCCGACGGCATGTGGAACACGGGCCTGCTGACCACGGAGGGCAGCGAAGACGGGTTCATGCTCCGGCCGGGAGACGTACTGGAGACCCGCGTACGACTGCCCCGGGAGACCGGTGCCTGGCCGGCCATCTGGACCTGGCGGGACGGCGGCCAGGAGATCGACGTCTTCGAGTACCACCCCGACAACCCCGACCTCCTGGAGTTCACCAACCACGTGCGCGGCGGCGAGCGCTACTTCCGCGGCCGCGCCGTGGCCCCCGGCGCCTGGATCGACCTGCGCACCGAGTTCGGCGCGCGGTCCGTCGTCTGGTGGGTGAACGGCGAGCGGGTCTTCGCCGACCACCGGGGCACGGGACGCTCCTGGCGCGCCTATCTCATCGTCAACCTGTCTGTGTGCGGCGGGCGTTGGCACCCGGCGCCCGATCCGGGGACGACCGAGATGTCGTTCCAGGTGAGCGGACTCGTCGTCCGGCGTCCGTCACCGGGCGGGGGAGAGCCGTACGACCGCCCCGCCGCCGAGGACCGGGAGACGGCGGGCCCGGAAGGACCGGAAGGAGGCGACGAGCGGCCGGCCCGGCCTCAGTCGCGCGGCCGGTCCTGA
- a CDS encoding class I SAM-dependent methyltransferase produces MDHAGQGVVWKGVPETLLWNLYQRAFEARQPDTVLEDPKAVELVERLDYPFEENFGAPSPLLAQGQVLRVRTFDDAVRAFLREHPDGTVVNLAEGLETQFWRVNNGRARWLGVELPETAEVRRALLPDEERRRTLGRSALDLSWRDGVDASRGVLVTAQGLLMYLRPAEVRELIDGCAEGFPGGALVFDAVPRWFGERTMRGEMKTAQGYVTPPMPWALDAGELGEVRTAHPAVAEVREPPLPRGRGTYYGAVWPLLRRLPGVRNIRPTMTVMARFAPAAQGAP; encoded by the coding sequence ATGGACCACGCCGGGCAGGGCGTCGTGTGGAAGGGCGTGCCCGAGACACTGCTGTGGAACCTCTACCAGCGTGCCTTCGAGGCGCGGCAGCCGGACACGGTGCTGGAGGACCCGAAGGCGGTCGAGCTCGTCGAGCGCCTCGACTACCCCTTCGAGGAGAACTTCGGCGCGCCCTCGCCGCTCCTCGCCCAGGGGCAGGTCCTGCGCGTGCGCACCTTCGACGACGCCGTCAGGGCCTTCCTCCGGGAACACCCCGACGGCACCGTCGTCAACCTGGCCGAAGGGCTGGAGACCCAGTTCTGGCGGGTGAACAACGGCCGTGCGCGCTGGCTGGGCGTCGAGCTGCCGGAGACGGCGGAGGTGCGCCGCGCGCTGCTGCCGGACGAGGAGCGCCGTCGGACCCTGGGGCGGTCGGCGCTCGACCTGTCCTGGCGGGACGGGGTGGACGCGTCCCGCGGTGTGCTCGTCACCGCGCAGGGCCTGCTGATGTATCTGCGTCCCGCCGAGGTGCGGGAGCTGATCGACGGATGTGCCGAGGGGTTCCCCGGCGGGGCCCTGGTCTTCGACGCGGTGCCGCGCTGGTTCGGCGAACGGACGATGCGCGGCGAGATGAAGACGGCGCAGGGGTACGTCACTCCCCCCATGCCGTGGGCGCTCGACGCAGGCGAACTGGGTGAGGTGCGCACGGCCCACCCGGCCGTCGCCGAGGTACGTGAGCCGCCCCTGCCGCGCGGGCGCGGCACGTACTACGGCGCCGTGTGGCCCCTGCTGCGGCGGCTGCCGGGCGTGCGCAACATCCGGCCGACCATGACGGTCATGGCCCGCTTCGCACCGGCCGCTCAGGGCGCGCCCTGA
- a CDS encoding cache domain-containing protein translates to MAWSTGPDRSAAATLDTDTGAWVAARVGGALEAVFETVTATLADTAALLARVTAGGRRPTSADLAALRPGLHARLARQELVSGVGFVAAPGLLADVPAWLEWWQSGADGTVRPLLPDLDPGQSAYADYTHWDWFALPRDTGRRAVAGPYVDYLCSDEYSLTLSAPVEVEGRFAGVAAADVYLRHFEAAVLPLLRRLPRPAYLVNARGRVAASADPAHLAGSLTKGPDFGRLLTGTVPGEHAGLRLVPCHGIPLVLVQATG, encoded by the coding sequence ATGGCCTGGAGCACCGGGCCGGACCGCTCCGCGGCCGCGACACTCGACACGGACACCGGGGCATGGGTGGCCGCGCGGGTGGGCGGCGCGCTGGAGGCCGTGTTCGAGACCGTCACCGCCACCCTCGCCGACACGGCGGCCCTGCTCGCCAGGGTGACCGCCGGAGGCCGCCGCCCCACGAGCGCGGACCTCGCGGCCCTGCGTCCCGGTCTGCACGCCCGCCTGGCCCGCCAGGAACTCGTCTCCGGCGTCGGCTTCGTGGCCGCACCTGGCCTGCTCGCCGACGTCCCGGCCTGGCTGGAGTGGTGGCAGTCCGGCGCCGACGGCACCGTACGGCCCCTGCTGCCCGACCTCGACCCCGGGCAGTCGGCATACGCGGACTACACGCACTGGGACTGGTTCGCGCTGCCCCGCGACACCGGGCGCCGCGCCGTGGCCGGACCCTACGTCGACTACCTCTGCTCCGACGAGTACAGCCTCACGCTGTCCGCGCCGGTCGAGGTCGAGGGGCGGTTCGCCGGAGTGGCGGCCGCCGATGTGTATCTGCGGCACTTCGAAGCGGCCGTCCTGCCCCTGCTGCGACGGCTGCCCCGGCCCGCGTACCTGGTCAACGCCCGCGGCCGGGTCGCCGCCTCCGCCGACCCCGCCCACCTGGCCGGCTCGCTCACCAAGGGCCCCGACTTCGGCCGGCTGCTCACGGGGACCGTGCCCGGCGAGCACGCCGGCCTGCGCCTGGTGCCCTGCCACGGCATCCCGCTCGTCCTCGTGCAGGCCACGGGCTGA
- a CDS encoding FadR/GntR family transcriptional regulator — protein sequence MRQHEVDGGARRAVFSPVENGARVDAVVRRIGDAIELGLLADGEQLPGESELAAQLGVSTVTLREALMALRQQGLVTTRRGRGGGSFVTVPEAPAEDRLRARLSGWSTEELRDLGDHWAALSGAAARLSAQRTEPADLRPLRRTADELTHAEEVSARSRLYGRFHVELAAAAQSARLTREQVELQSEVGALLCLVLATDEYREEVSDRHRSVISAVQDGAHETAGTLAERCVRESTARLVAVRLTL from the coding sequence GTGAGACAGCACGAGGTGGACGGCGGCGCCCGCAGAGCCGTGTTCAGTCCGGTGGAGAACGGGGCGCGCGTGGACGCGGTCGTCCGGCGCATCGGCGACGCCATCGAACTGGGCCTCCTCGCCGACGGCGAGCAACTGCCCGGCGAGAGCGAACTGGCCGCCCAGCTGGGCGTCTCGACCGTGACCCTGCGCGAGGCCCTCATGGCCCTGCGCCAGCAGGGTCTGGTCACCACCCGCAGGGGCCGCGGCGGAGGCAGCTTCGTCACCGTGCCCGAGGCCCCCGCCGAAGACCGGCTCAGGGCACGCCTGTCCGGATGGAGCACCGAGGAACTGCGCGACCTCGGCGACCACTGGGCCGCCCTGTCCGGCGCCGCCGCCCGCCTCTCCGCCCAGCGCACCGAACCCGCCGACCTGCGCCCACTGCGCCGCACGGCGGACGAGCTGACGCACGCCGAAGAGGTGTCCGCCCGCAGCCGCCTGTACGGCCGCTTCCACGTCGAACTCGCGGCCGCCGCCCAGTCCGCCCGGCTCACCCGCGAACAGGTCGAGCTGCAGAGCGAAGTGGGCGCCCTGCTCTGCCTCGTCCTGGCGACGGACGAATATCGTGAAGAAGTGTCGGACCGTCACCGCTCCGTGATCTCGGCCGTGCAAGATGGGGCCCACGAAACGGCCGGCACCCTGGCCGAGCGGTGCGTCCGGGAGTCGACGGCACGACTGGTCGCCGTACGCCTCACCCTCTGA
- a CDS encoding ABC transporter ATP-binding protein: protein MEGIAIRLQDVRKSFGDTTAVAGVDLEIRDGEFFSMLGPSGSGKTTVLRLIAGFESPTGGRIELAGQEVTGLAPFERDVHTVFQDYALFPHMTLEQNVAYGLKVRKVPKAERLARARQALAEVRLEGYGGRRPAQLSGGQRQRVALARALVGRPRVLLLDEPLGALDLKLREQMQVELKAIQREVGITFVFVTHDQEEALTMSDRIAVFDQGRIAQVGTPAEIYERPATAFVASFVGTSNLLDGEAAERIVGTAAMHNIRPEKIRVLKESDGADEPGHDSVAGTVAEAVYLGDATRFLVDLDGGGRLTALQQNLETSSEDAAAYRGTRVRLQWHRRHAVRIPS from the coding sequence ATGGAGGGAATAGCGATCCGGCTCCAGGATGTGCGGAAGTCCTTCGGGGACACGACCGCCGTTGCCGGGGTCGACCTGGAGATCCGGGACGGGGAGTTCTTCTCCATGCTCGGCCCGTCCGGTTCCGGCAAGACCACTGTCCTGCGGCTCATCGCCGGGTTCGAGAGCCCCACCGGGGGCCGGATCGAACTCGCCGGGCAGGAGGTCACGGGGCTCGCCCCGTTCGAGCGGGACGTGCACACCGTCTTCCAGGACTACGCCCTGTTCCCGCACATGACGCTCGAACAGAACGTCGCCTACGGCCTCAAGGTCCGCAAGGTGCCGAAGGCAGAACGTCTCGCCCGCGCCCGCCAGGCGCTCGCCGAGGTACGCCTGGAGGGGTACGGCGGCCGCCGGCCCGCCCAGCTCTCCGGTGGCCAGCGCCAGCGCGTCGCGCTCGCCCGCGCTCTCGTCGGCCGCCCCCGTGTCCTGCTGCTCGACGAGCCGCTGGGCGCGCTCGACCTGAAGCTGCGCGAGCAGATGCAGGTCGAACTCAAGGCGATCCAGCGGGAGGTGGGCATCACCTTCGTGTTCGTGACGCACGACCAGGAGGAGGCCCTGACGATGAGCGACCGCATCGCCGTCTTCGACCAGGGCCGCATCGCGCAGGTCGGCACGCCGGCCGAGATCTACGAACGCCCCGCGACCGCGTTCGTCGCCTCCTTCGTCGGCACCTCGAACCTGCTAGACGGGGAGGCGGCCGAGCGGATCGTGGGCACGGCGGCCATGCACAACATCCGGCCGGAGAAGATCCGCGTGCTCAAGGAGTCCGACGGGGCCGACGAACCCGGGCACGACAGCGTCGCCGGCACGGTCGCCGAGGCGGTCTACCTGGGCGACGCCACGCGCTTCCTCGTCGACCTCGACGGAGGCGGGCGGCTCACGGCCCTGCAGCAGAACCTGGAGACGTCCTCCGAGGACGCCGCCGCCTACCGCGGCACCCGGGTCCGCCTCCAGTGGCACCGACGGCACGCCGTCCGCATCCCCTCCTGA
- a CDS encoding ABC transporter substrate-binding protein: MRLTRTLRATAGCAVLLLAAACGSSGSGGGSSATGLNPPDLKAPAKLGKTEGAVNLIAWAGYVEDGSNDPKVDWVSDFQKQTGCQVHSKVATSSDEMVKLMKTGEYDAVSASGDASLRLIASGDAAPVNTALVPNYKDIYSGLKNGAWNSVRGKMYGIPHGRGANLLMYNTEKVTPAPTSWSAVFGDAAAHKGHVTAYDSPIYIADAALYLKATKPELKIKDPYALDQKQFDAAVDLLKKQNADIGEYWGDYLKEVSAFKSGDSVVGTTWQVIANLAASEGAKVKAFVPKEGSTGWSDTWMVSAKAKHPNCAYKWLDWIVSPKVNAEVAEYFGEAPANSKACAETSDKNFCTVYHAADENYWKRIAFWNTPIEQCLDGREDVRCVPYAKWVQAWTEIKG; encoded by the coding sequence GTGCGTCTCACCCGTACCCTGCGCGCCACGGCCGGCTGTGCCGTGCTGCTGCTCGCCGCCGCCTGTGGCTCCTCCGGCTCCGGCGGCGGTTCCTCCGCCACCGGCCTCAACCCGCCCGACCTCAAGGCCCCGGCCAAGCTGGGCAAGACGGAGGGCGCGGTCAACCTGATCGCCTGGGCCGGCTACGTCGAGGACGGCTCCAACGACCCCAAGGTCGACTGGGTCAGCGACTTCCAGAAGCAGACCGGCTGCCAGGTCCACTCCAAGGTCGCCACCAGCTCCGACGAGATGGTCAAGCTGATGAAGACCGGCGAGTACGACGCCGTCTCCGCCTCCGGCGACGCCTCTCTGCGCCTGATCGCCTCCGGTGACGCGGCTCCGGTCAACACCGCTCTCGTCCCCAACTACAAGGACATCTACAGCGGGTTGAAGAACGGCGCCTGGAACTCCGTACGCGGGAAGATGTACGGCATCCCGCACGGCCGGGGCGCCAACCTGCTGATGTACAACACCGAGAAGGTGACGCCGGCACCGACCTCGTGGTCGGCCGTCTTCGGCGACGCCGCGGCACACAAGGGACACGTCACCGCGTACGACTCCCCGATCTACATCGCCGACGCGGCCCTCTATCTGAAGGCCACCAAGCCCGAGTTGAAGATCAAGGACCCGTACGCGCTGGACCAGAAGCAGTTCGACGCCGCCGTGGACCTGCTGAAGAAGCAGAACGCGGACATCGGCGAGTACTGGGGCGACTATCTCAAGGAGGTCTCGGCCTTCAAGAGCGGCGACTCGGTCGTGGGCACCACCTGGCAGGTCATCGCCAACCTCGCCGCCTCCGAGGGCGCGAAGGTCAAGGCGTTCGTGCCGAAGGAGGGCTCGACCGGCTGGTCGGACACCTGGATGGTCTCCGCCAAGGCCAAGCACCCCAACTGCGCCTACAAGTGGCTCGACTGGATCGTCTCCCCGAAGGTCAACGCCGAGGTCGCCGAGTACTTCGGCGAGGCCCCGGCCAACTCCAAGGCCTGCGCCGAGACCAGCGACAAGAACTTCTGCACGGTCTACCACGCCGCCGACGAGAACTACTGGAAGCGGATCGCCTTCTGGAACACGCCCATCGAGCAGTGCCTCGACGGCCGCGAGGACGTCCGGTGCGTGCCCTACGCCAAGTGGGTGCAGGCCTGGACCGAGATCAAGGGCTGA